GGAAACCGTATTCAACCAGAGTCTCCTTGCGCGAGCGGTCCCCCCGATACATGCCGCCAATCTGGGGGACAGTCACATGACTTTCATCAATAAACAGCAGGGAGTCGTGGGGCAGATAATCAAACAATGTGGGAGGTGGCTGGCCAGGATCGCGCCCGGACAAATAGCGGGAATAGTTCTCAACGCCATTGCAGTAACCCAGCTCCTGCATCATCTCCAGGTCGTACCGGGTGCGCTGCTCAAGGCGCTGCACTTCCAGCAGCTTGTTGTTGCTACGCAATTGCTCGAGCCTTAAGCGCAATTCCTCTTTGATCTGATCGATGGCGCTGACGACGGTTTCCCGAGGAGTAACATAGTGCGACTTGGGGAATATGGTGACCCGAGGCACCTTTTTAAGCTGCTCGCCAGTGAGGGGGTCGAACAGCGTAATCTCCTCAATTTCCTCATCAAACAAGGAAAGACGCACCGCCTCCATATCGGAGTCCGCCGGGTAGATATCAATAATGTCGCCACGCACACGATAAGTTGCGCGGCGGAAATCTGCATCGTTGCGCGTATATTGCAACTCGGCCAGGCGCCGCAGGATTGTACGCTGATCTACCAGATCACCACGATCCAGATGAAGCACCATCTTTAAGTACTTATCCGGATCGCCCAAACCATAAATAGCCGATACCGTGGCAACCACAATCACGTCGCGTCGCTCAATCAGTGCCTTAGTAGCGGAAAGACGCATTTGCTCGATGTGCTCATTTACGGATGCATCCTTCTCAATAAAGGTGTCCGATGAGGGAACATAGGCTTCCGGCTGATAGTAATCGTAATAGGAGACAAAATACTCGACAGCATTCTTGGGAAAGAACTCCCTGAACTCACCATACAGCTGAGCTGCCAGGGTCTTGTTATGCGCCATCACTATAGCTGGGCGCTGCAAGCGCTCAACAATATTGGCCATAGTGAAGGTCTTACCTGAGCCGGTTACCCCGAGCAGCGTCTGGTGACTGAGGCCATCATCAATCCCTTCGGCTAGCCGCTCAATCGCCGCCGGCTGGTCACCAGCCGGGCTATAGTTACTCTCCACCTTGAACGGACGCGACTCCATACACTCACCCAAGCATCAATCCGAAAATAGAATGCGATTGTAGGCCCTCCTCATGGAGCCGACAAACCCGAAAGGCCTATCACATCTCCTCTCACCCTTTGTTATCCGATATCTTTTTGCGCACAAATCGAACAAATAATTTCCTGACAAATCAATTAGTTAAACCGAAAAAAAGAGTTGACCTGCCCAAAACTGCTCTATAATATACGCGCCATCTGAACGGCATAGCCGCTGAGATATTCCGCCTTAGCTCAGTTGGTAGAGCAAATGACTGTTAATCATTGGGTCGCTGGTTCGAGCCCAGCAGGCGGAGCCAAATTTCAAAGCGCAGCTTAATTTGCGCTCTATAAATTAGATTAAATTCCGCCTTAGCTCAGTTGGTAGAGCAGTTGACTGTTAATCAACCTGTCGCTGGTTCGAGCCCAGCAGGCGGAGCCAAAAAAGTCTTGTAAATCATTGAGTTACAAGGCACCGCGAAGCGGTTCGAGAAAGGCGACTCCAGTTTTTGGGTGTCGCCTTTTTTCGTTGTAGCTCCAGGAAAGCGCCAGCTTCTAGCGATTGGGTGCGAAAGTACCAATTTGAATGTGAGCCGCCCTCGTCTGCAAAAGTGTCAACCAAGTGTCAACGCGAAATAAGCCTTTAGAGCGGCCACCTCTATATCTGGTTAAAAAACATGCGGGGGTTCTCTGGCCTGGGTTGTCTTGAAAGCGCCTCTTGAGCAACGAAAGAAAACTTCGCAACACTTCAAAAGCTTTCAATTTATGAAATCTGGCTTGCCTCTGGAGCCCGCGCCAACTCACCGCCCCGCCCTATTCTCTGTTTCACTGACCAAAAGAACGCCAAAAATCGGCAGGCGTGGGGAGGAGTGACCGGCGGTCATTTTTCCTGCACAATTATTGATCACACAAAATCAAAGGGACCTGGTTATGCGAATTTTTAAGGGGCTTTTGAAGGTTGGCGCTTGCTTGGTAGCTTTATCTGGATGCCAGGATGTAATGAAGGGAAATGAAATCTACCCAACGGTAGATAACCTGGAAGAGATTGAGCCACATCGACTCAAGGTTTTGAAAGCTGAAGACACTGAAGAAGGTGTTCTAGTTACGGTAGGTGAATCAACAAACCGCCAGTGTAAAATTAGGGTTAAGCGGGCAACTTTAGAGTTTAAAATCGCGGTTAGCTCTTTAGAGGAACCCGACAAAATAAACGCTGTATGCTTTTGGAATAAGGAAAAATTTATCCAGTCAAGGAAAAACCATACAGCGGTAGCTTTAAATATCAATAAAGATCAAATAACAGTTGATCTGCAACTATTGAACCGAAAAAATAAAAATTATCTTGCATTGACAAAAATAGCAAAGCGTAGCGAATCAGACTGATTGAAGAATTAGTTAATAAGAATTAATTTTTAACCAAAAAACAAGGATTATATAGGTCGTGGAGACAATTTATCACTATACGGACGTGCATGGACTTCATGGAATACTCAGTGGCAAATTCTGGCTAACTGATCATAGATTCCTTAACGACCCTACAGAGGGCACATATGCCCGAAAAATCCTGCTCGACAATAAAAATGAAATTCTAAGTGAGTGCCCCGAT
This DNA window, taken from Microbulbifer sp. GL-2, encodes the following:
- the uvrB gene encoding excinuclease ABC subunit UvrB, whose protein sequence is MESRPFKVESNYSPAGDQPAAIERLAEGIDDGLSHQTLLGVTGSGKTFTMANIVERLQRPAIVMAHNKTLAAQLYGEFREFFPKNAVEYFVSYYDYYQPEAYVPSSDTFIEKDASVNEHIEQMRLSATKALIERRDVIVVATVSAIYGLGDPDKYLKMVLHLDRGDLVDQRTILRRLAELQYTRNDADFRRATYRVRGDIIDIYPADSDMEAVRLSLFDEEIEEITLFDPLTGEQLKKVPRVTIFPKSHYVTPRETVVSAIDQIKEELRLRLEQLRSNNKLLEVQRLEQRTRYDLEMMQELGYCNGVENYSRYLSGRDPGQPPPTLFDYLPHDSLLFIDESHVTVPQIGGMYRGDRSRKETLVEYGFRLPSALDNRPLKFEEWEHLAPQTVFVSATPGPYEGEHAGQVVEQVVRPTGLVDPEVEIRPAQTQVDDALSEIHRCADLDQRVLITVLTKRMAEDLTEYLAENGVRVRYLHSDIDTVERVEIIRDLRIGEFDVLVGINLLREGLDMPEVALVAIFDADKEGFLRSDRSLIQTIGRAARNLEGRAILYADKVTGSMGRALEETRRRREKQLAFNEEHGITPKGIRKSVADILEGAVAPGVPKSKRKVAEGKGAYKVDAKPLSDKQRWARIGELEEQMYEHAKNLEFESAAKLRDEITRLKEAE